In Gordonia phthalatica, one genomic interval encodes:
- the nuoE gene encoding NADH-quinone oxidoreductase subunit NuoE: MSTKRVYVEMTAGPPPEVPTFTAGTPNPPITFDGPDTYSDADTASLAADAATIIAKYPESRSALLPLLHLVQGHDGYLTRAGILFCADQLNLTPAQVASVATFYTMYRREPTGDYYVGVCTNALCAVMGGDAILSSLTDSLGIADGETTADGRVTVEHVECNAACDLAPVVMVNWEFFDNQTPDSVKQLVADLREGNPPAPSRGPSTLCTFRQTARLLAGVDPESGAQA, translated from the coding sequence ATGAGCACCAAACGCGTCTACGTGGAGATGACGGCGGGACCGCCGCCGGAGGTCCCGACCTTCACGGCGGGCACCCCGAACCCGCCGATCACCTTCGACGGCCCCGACACCTACTCCGACGCCGACACCGCCTCCCTGGCGGCCGACGCCGCGACCATCATCGCGAAGTACCCGGAGTCCCGGTCGGCGCTGCTGCCGCTGCTGCACCTGGTGCAGGGACACGACGGCTACCTCACGCGGGCCGGCATCCTGTTCTGCGCTGACCAGCTGAATCTGACACCGGCGCAGGTCGCGTCGGTCGCCACGTTCTACACGATGTACCGGCGCGAACCGACCGGCGACTACTACGTCGGTGTCTGCACCAACGCCCTGTGCGCGGTGATGGGCGGCGACGCGATCCTCTCGTCGCTGACCGACTCGCTCGGCATCGCCGACGGCGAGACCACCGCCGACGGTCGCGTCACCGTCGAGCACGTCGAATGCAATGCGGCGTGCGATCTGGCCCCGGTCGTCATGGTGAACTGGGAGTTCTTCGACAACCAGACGCCCGATTCGGTGAAGCAGCTGGTCGCCGATCTCCGCGAGGGGAATCCGCCCGCACCGAGCCGAGGCCCGTCGACCCTGTGCACCTTCCGGCAGACGGCACGACTGCTCGCCGGCGTGGACCCGGAGAGCGGAGCGCAGGCATGA
- the nuoD gene encoding NADH dehydrogenase (quinone) subunit D, translating into MTEQTTYTASGRDWDDVVRAVRERAASGPDDERIVVNMGPQHPSTHGVLRLILEIDGETVTEARCGIGYLHTGIEKNLEFRTWTQGVTFVTRMDYLSPFFNEVAYCLAVEKLLGITDDIPKRASVIRVMLMELNRIASHLVALATGGMELGAVTPMFLGFGARETILDLFEDITGLRMNHAFVRPGGVAQDLPEGVEQKISDVLDALPGQIREVEDLLTENYIWKARTQGVGYLDLTGCMALGVTGPVLRSTGLPYDLRKSEPYCGYENYDFDVITDTGCDSYGRYIIRVEEMKQSVRIVRQCLEALEPGPVMVTDRKLAWPADLAVGPDGMGNSPEHIAEIMGMSMESLIHHFKLVTEGMRVPAGQCYVAIESPRGELGVHVVSDGGTRPYRVHFRDPSFTNLQAVAAMCEGGLVADVITSVASIDPVMGGVDR; encoded by the coding sequence ATGACCGAGCAGACCACGTACACCGCCAGCGGCCGCGACTGGGACGATGTCGTCCGCGCCGTCCGAGAGCGCGCCGCATCGGGACCGGACGACGAGCGGATCGTCGTCAACATGGGGCCGCAGCATCCGTCGACGCATGGGGTGCTGCGCCTGATCCTGGAGATCGACGGCGAGACCGTCACCGAGGCCCGGTGCGGCATCGGCTACCTGCACACCGGCATCGAGAAGAACCTCGAGTTCCGCACCTGGACGCAGGGCGTCACCTTCGTGACCCGCATGGACTACCTCTCCCCGTTCTTCAACGAGGTGGCCTACTGCCTCGCCGTGGAGAAACTCCTGGGCATCACCGACGACATCCCGAAACGAGCCTCCGTCATCCGCGTGATGCTGATGGAGCTGAACCGGATCGCCTCGCACCTCGTCGCCCTCGCGACCGGCGGCATGGAGCTCGGCGCGGTGACCCCGATGTTCCTCGGATTCGGCGCCCGCGAGACCATCCTCGACCTCTTCGAGGACATCACCGGACTGCGAATGAACCACGCGTTCGTCCGTCCCGGCGGCGTCGCCCAGGACCTCCCCGAGGGCGTGGAGCAGAAGATCTCCGACGTCCTCGACGCTCTGCCCGGGCAGATCCGCGAGGTGGAGGACCTCCTCACCGAGAACTACATCTGGAAGGCCCGCACGCAAGGTGTCGGCTATCTGGACCTGACCGGGTGCATGGCGCTCGGCGTCACCGGTCCGGTGCTGCGGTCGACCGGACTGCCCTACGACCTCCGCAAGTCCGAGCCGTACTGCGGTTACGAGAACTACGACTTCGACGTCATCACCGACACCGGCTGCGACTCGTACGGCCGGTACATCATCCGCGTCGAGGAGATGAAGCAGTCGGTCCGGATCGTCCGACAGTGTCTAGAGGCGCTGGAGCCGGGTCCGGTGATGGTGACCGACCGCAAGCTCGCGTGGCCCGCCGACCTGGCCGTCGGCCCGGACGGCATGGGCAACTCGCCCGAACACATCGCCGAGATCATGGGCATGTCGATGGAATCGCTGATCCACCACTTCAAGTTGGTGACCGAGGGCATGCGCGTCCCCGCGGGCCAGTGCTACGTGGCGATCGAGTCGCCGCGCGGCGAGCTCGGCGTGCACGTGGTGTCCGACGGCGGGACGCGCCCGTACCGCGTTCATTTCCGCGACCCGTCGTTCACGAACCTGCAGGCCGTGGCCGCGATGTGCGAGGGCGGTCTGGTGGCCGACGTCATCACGTCGGTCGCGAGCATCGACCCGGTCATGGGAGGTGTGGACCGATGA
- a CDS encoding NADH-quinone oxidoreductase subunit C, which yields MSGEVSRPGSDREIISTRHGLFGNKGSGDTSGYGRLISPIPMPGTMSRPFGGYFDEIVDELEAGLARRGIAFDDAVDKVVVDRGDLTVYVPRTHLLPVAATLRDEPSLRFELCLGVSGVHYPDETGRELHAVYPLRSITHNRRMRLEVAVPDSDPHISTLLPVYPTNDWHERETYDFFGIIFDGHPSLTRIEMPDDWEGHPQRKDYPLGGIPVEYKGATIAPPDQRRRYF from the coding sequence ATGAGCGGTGAGGTCTCCCGCCCCGGCTCCGACCGCGAGATCATCAGCACCCGCCACGGTCTGTTCGGGAACAAGGGGTCCGGCGACACCTCGGGCTACGGCCGACTGATCTCGCCGATTCCGATGCCGGGCACCATGTCCCGACCGTTCGGCGGATACTTCGACGAGATCGTCGACGAGCTGGAAGCGGGCCTCGCCCGCCGCGGCATCGCCTTCGACGACGCCGTTGACAAGGTGGTGGTCGATCGCGGCGACCTCACCGTCTACGTGCCCCGCACGCACCTGCTGCCGGTGGCCGCCACCCTGCGCGACGAGCCGTCGCTGCGCTTCGAACTGTGCCTCGGCGTGAGCGGGGTGCACTACCCCGACGAGACTGGCCGCGAGCTGCACGCCGTGTACCCGCTGCGCTCCATCACCCACAATCGCCGGATGCGGCTGGAGGTCGCGGTCCCGGACTCCGACCCGCACATCAGCACCCTGTTGCCGGTCTATCCCACCAACGACTGGCACGAGCGCGAGACCTACGACTTCTTCGGCATCATCTTCGACGGCCATCCGTCGCTGACCCGCATCGAGATGCCGGATGACTGGGAGGGCCACCCGCAGCGCAAGGACTATCCGCTCGGTGGCATTCCCGTGGAGTACAAGGGCGCGACCATTGCGCCGCCCGACCAGCGGAGGCGCTACTTCTGA
- a CDS encoding NuoB/complex I 20 kDa subunit family protein: MGIEEQLPGGFLLTTVEKLAGYMRKGSLWPATFGLACCAIEMMATTAGRYDLARFGMEAFRASPRQADLMIVAGRVSQKMAPVLRQIYDQMAEPKWVLAMGVCASSGGMFNNYAVVQGVDHVVPVDIYLPGCPPRPEMLLNAILKLHEQIQEMPLGVHREEIIRATEAAALTAPARIEMKGLLR; the protein is encoded by the coding sequence ATGGGAATCGAGGAGCAACTGCCAGGGGGCTTCCTATTGACCACCGTCGAGAAGCTCGCGGGGTACATGCGCAAGGGCTCCCTGTGGCCCGCGACGTTCGGGCTGGCCTGCTGCGCCATCGAGATGATGGCGACCACCGCGGGCCGCTACGACCTCGCCCGGTTCGGCATGGAGGCCTTCCGCGCGTCGCCGCGGCAGGCGGATCTGATGATCGTCGCCGGGCGCGTCAGTCAGAAGATGGCACCGGTGCTGCGGCAGATCTACGACCAGATGGCCGAACCGAAGTGGGTCCTGGCGATGGGCGTCTGCGCGTCGTCGGGCGGCATGTTCAACAACTACGCGGTGGTGCAGGGCGTGGACCACGTGGTTCCGGTCGACATCTATCTGCCCGGCTGCCCGCCGCGCCCGGAGATGCTGCTGAACGCGATCCTCAAACTGCACGAGCAGATCCAGGAGATGCCGCTCGGCGTGCATCGCGAGGAGATCATCCGCGCCACCGAGGCCGCGGCGCTCACGGCGCCGGCACGGATCGAGATGAAGGGACTGCTGCGATGA
- a CDS encoding NADH-quinone oxidoreductase subunit A, whose translation MNAYGPILVLGAIAVAFAVVSVVISSIVGPRRYNRAKLEAYECGIETLPPSAGLVQRFPVKYYLTAMLFIIFDIEIVFLYPWAVASESLGWFGLIAVALFIVNVSVAYAYEWRRGGLRWD comes from the coding sequence ATGAACGCATACGGACCGATCCTCGTCCTCGGTGCGATCGCCGTGGCGTTCGCCGTCGTCTCAGTGGTCATCTCGTCGATCGTCGGCCCCCGCCGATACAACCGCGCAAAGCTCGAAGCCTACGAGTGCGGCATCGAGACGCTGCCGCCCAGCGCCGGGCTGGTCCAGCGGTTCCCGGTGAAGTACTACCTCACCGCGATGCTGTTCATCATCTTCGACATCGAGATCGTCTTCCTATACCCGTGGGCGGTCGCCTCGGAGAGCCTCGGATGGTTCGGGCTGATCGCCGTCGCGCTGTTCATCGTCAACGTGTCGGTCGCCTACGCCTACGAATGGCGCCGCGGAGGCCTCCGCTGGGACTGA
- a CDS encoding protein kinase domain-containing protein, with the protein MTEAGQSIGGYEVIRRLGDGGMGEVFLVRNPQLNRLEALKVVSIDGRAHPEVAARFEREAQAAAALAHPNIVTIFRYGIDQDQQRPWYTMTYLDGADLSGASLNVRETLVVVEKVADALDYAHRQGMIHRDVKPANVMVSRRSDGELDRVVLVDFGIAKLAELTDLTATNGFVGTLNYTAPEIFAGGAASPASDQYSLACTVFELLTGRPPFPSTSLAGAVGAHVNQPVPEIASLRPELWGVDPVLRRALAKNPAERFATCLELLRALRSVLTSADGWGREDPTVRTAPAPSAVESGATWPPMARPTAAHYGPPAPVPQYTTVPQFDGSPFLMASSPKQKSRKKLGVMIAVVVLLLAGGGVTAWSLWPTSAETADESPLAAKNMLTVGTFNACAVVDHTAYCMGKNQSGAGGAGSGKYSGESKATRVVDLDNVSAVSTGSGLGNPDGTMSVATCAIAAGKPYCWGEVSDLLERKYEDALVPKLVPGLTGATSISTNTLVACAIADAALYCWGRSPGIFQSPVPTQIPSLRAVTDVDVSSRTSCAVAGEKLFCWGGNESGQVLGREPGDESASPMEIRGLDDVRQVTVGARSLMKVVDGNQILTPFHNVCAVVRTSAFCWGDNLMGQIGNGTTEPVSVPTEVPGLTGVTQISSDVGTTCAVADGDLYCWGNNKYGQLGDGTREDKSTPQRVAGLPGSVVAVEVGKSAVCARTDGESAWPGAGDGAVYCWGVDQVKLCNFNDERTECLTSPVITKPKRVEFAHS; encoded by the coding sequence GTGACTGAGGCGGGGCAGTCGATCGGCGGCTACGAGGTGATCCGACGTCTGGGTGACGGTGGAATGGGCGAGGTCTTCCTTGTTCGCAATCCTCAGCTGAACCGGTTGGAGGCGCTCAAAGTGGTTTCGATCGACGGTCGTGCCCACCCCGAAGTCGCGGCAAGGTTCGAGCGTGAGGCGCAGGCCGCCGCGGCTCTGGCCCACCCGAACATCGTGACCATCTTCCGATACGGGATCGATCAGGATCAGCAGCGTCCCTGGTACACCATGACCTACCTCGACGGCGCGGACCTGTCCGGTGCCTCGCTGAATGTCCGCGAGACGCTGGTGGTCGTAGAGAAGGTTGCCGACGCACTCGACTACGCGCATCGGCAGGGGATGATCCACCGCGACGTGAAGCCCGCCAACGTCATGGTCTCCCGCCGAAGCGACGGTGAACTCGACCGCGTCGTGCTCGTCGACTTCGGTATCGCGAAACTCGCTGAACTCACGGATCTGACGGCGACGAATGGATTCGTGGGGACGCTGAACTACACTGCACCGGAGATCTTCGCCGGTGGGGCGGCGTCACCGGCCTCGGATCAGTACTCCCTGGCCTGCACCGTCTTCGAGTTGCTCACCGGCCGTCCGCCGTTTCCGTCGACGAGTCTCGCCGGCGCTGTAGGGGCCCATGTCAACCAGCCGGTTCCGGAGATCGCATCGCTGAGGCCCGAACTGTGGGGCGTAGACCCGGTGCTGCGGCGGGCGCTCGCGAAGAACCCGGCCGAACGCTTCGCGACCTGCCTGGAACTCTTGCGAGCACTCCGGTCGGTGTTGACGTCGGCCGACGGCTGGGGACGCGAAGACCCGACGGTGCGAACAGCTCCGGCACCCTCGGCTGTGGAGTCGGGTGCCACCTGGCCGCCGATGGCTCGGCCGACAGCTGCTCATTACGGACCGCCGGCCCCGGTGCCGCAATACACGACGGTTCCGCAGTTCGACGGGAGTCCGTTCCTGATGGCGTCCTCGCCCAAGCAGAAATCGCGGAAGAAGCTCGGAGTGATGATCGCGGTGGTCGTACTTCTGCTCGCCGGCGGCGGTGTCACTGCTTGGTCGCTGTGGCCGACCTCGGCGGAGACCGCCGACGAGTCGCCGTTGGCGGCGAAGAACATGTTGACGGTGGGGACGTTCAATGCCTGCGCGGTCGTCGATCATACGGCTTATTGCATGGGCAAGAACCAGAGTGGTGCAGGCGGTGCGGGCAGCGGTAAGTATTCGGGGGAGTCGAAAGCCACTCGTGTCGTCGACCTCGACAATGTGTCGGCGGTCAGCACCGGGAGCGGGTTGGGTAATCCTGACGGGACTATGTCCGTTGCGACTTGTGCCATCGCGGCGGGGAAACCGTATTGCTGGGGTGAAGTGTCGGATCTCCTAGAGCGAAAATATGAGGACGCACTTGTTCCGAAACTCGTGCCGGGTTTGACCGGAGCAACGTCGATCAGCACGAATACCTTGGTGGCGTGTGCCATCGCGGACGCGGCTCTGTACTGCTGGGGTCGGTCTCCGGGAATCTTCCAGAGCCCTGTGCCGACACAGATTCCTTCACTCCGAGCAGTGACGGATGTCGACGTCAGTTCGAGAACGTCGTGTGCGGTCGCAGGGGAAAAGCTCTTCTGCTGGGGAGGAAATGAGTCGGGACAGGTACTTGGACGCGAACCCGGCGACGAGTCTGCCAGTCCGATGGAGATCCGTGGCCTCGACGATGTTCGGCAGGTCACCGTTGGGGCGCGAAGCCTGATGAAGGTGGTCGACGGTAATCAGATACTGACTCCCTTCCACAACGTGTGCGCGGTTGTTCGCACGAGCGCGTTCTGCTGGGGCGACAACCTTATGGGGCAGATCGGTAACGGCACTACCGAGCCGGTCTCGGTTCCGACTGAGGTACCTGGTCTGACGGGAGTCACGCAGATTTCGAGCGACGTCGGAACAACGTGTGCAGTCGCCGACGGCGACCTGTACTGCTGGGGGAACAACAAGTACGGGCAGCTCGGTGATGGAACCCGTGAGGACAAGTCGACGCCGCAGCGGGTCGCCGGATTGCCTGGATCTGTGGTTGCAGTCGAAGTCGGGAAGTCCGCCGTGTGTGCGAGGACTGACGGTGAGTCTGCGTGGCCAGGGGCCGGTGATGGTGCGGTCTACTGCTGGGGCGTCGATCAGGTGAAGCTCTGCAACTTCAATGACGAACGAACCGAGTGCCTGACGTCGCCTGTCATCACGAAGCCCAAGCGAGTCGAGTTCGCGCACTCCTGA
- a CDS encoding response regulator transcription factor produces MTGPASPSADNRVTLRVLVYSDNPNTRRQVLGALGEQLHPDLPDLQFIEVATASTVLSHLDRGGVDLAILDGEAAPTGGMGLAKQIRDEYEPCPPLLVLIARQADRWLADWSRADATANLPIDPLKLPRIVIRLLKQPARK; encoded by the coding sequence GTGACCGGCCCGGCTTCCCCCTCCGCAGACAACCGTGTGACACTCCGCGTGCTCGTCTATTCGGATAATCCGAATACGCGGCGGCAGGTGCTTGGAGCGCTCGGTGAGCAGCTTCATCCAGATCTTCCCGACCTGCAGTTCATCGAGGTCGCGACGGCTTCGACGGTGCTGTCGCACTTGGATCGCGGCGGCGTCGACCTGGCGATCCTGGACGGGGAGGCGGCGCCCACCGGCGGCATGGGGCTGGCCAAGCAGATCCGCGACGAGTACGAGCCGTGTCCCCCGCTCCTGGTGCTGATCGCCAGGCAGGCCGACCGGTGGCTCGCCGACTGGTCGCGCGCCGACGCCACCGCGAACCTCCCGATCGATCCGCTAAAACTTCCCCGGATCGTCATCCGGCTTCTGAAGCAGCCTGCGCGGAAGTAG
- a CDS encoding bifunctional hydroxymethylpyrimidine kinase/phosphomethylpyrimidine kinase: MTTDIFTTDDASGFELDPRPARVLVFGSHLAFGSVGLNAGLPVYDEARIRCAAIPTIVLSNLPHYPSVQTVDVSAVWITASLRDLAAAGLLAGIEAVAVGYLASPDQARAIAAWYRGLDEEARPPLILDPTFGDADVGFYTDPAVAPALRESLVPLASVLTPNLFELAHLTADGSEVRPVDTNDVDAIARRARDLPTAVDADIVVTGVHPADDQIANVIVRAGALELMAGEEIPTSAKGLGDAFTAALVVALLSGSPLLEAVDGAGARVRRAISGGS, translated from the coding sequence GTGACCACCGACATCTTCACCACCGACGACGCCTCCGGATTCGAACTCGATCCGCGGCCGGCCCGGGTCCTGGTCTTCGGCTCGCACCTCGCGTTCGGTTCGGTGGGGCTCAACGCCGGACTCCCGGTCTACGATGAGGCCCGCATCCGCTGTGCTGCGATCCCGACGATCGTGCTGAGCAACCTGCCGCACTACCCATCGGTCCAGACCGTCGATGTCTCGGCTGTGTGGATCACCGCGTCGCTGCGCGACCTCGCAGCCGCCGGGCTGCTTGCCGGCATCGAGGCCGTCGCCGTGGGATACCTCGCCTCGCCCGACCAGGCGCGCGCGATCGCCGCGTGGTACCGCGGACTGGACGAGGAGGCCCGACCTCCGCTGATCCTGGACCCGACCTTCGGCGACGCCGACGTGGGCTTCTACACCGATCCCGCTGTGGCACCGGCACTGCGGGAGTCACTAGTTCCACTCGCCTCGGTCCTCACGCCGAATCTGTTCGAGTTGGCGCACCTGACCGCGGACGGCAGCGAGGTCCGGCCAGTCGACACGAACGACGTCGATGCCATTGCCCGCCGCGCACGCGATCTGCCGACCGCCGTGGACGCCGACATCGTGGTCACCGGCGTGCACCCGGCCGACGATCAGATCGCGAACGTCATCGTCCGCGCCGGCGCGTTGGAGCTCATGGCGGGAGAGGAGATCCCGACGTCGGCCAAGGGGCTCGGCGACGCCTTCACCGCGGCACTCGTCGTCGCACTGCTGAGCGGATCCCCGCTCCTGGAGGCCGTGGACGGGGCCGGCGCCCGGGTGCGGAGGGCGATCAGCGGCGGCAGCTGA
- a CDS encoding methylated-DNA--[protein]-cysteine S-methyltransferase, which produces MTRRHAVVPTDLGDLTMVADGPNLAAIYFPGHWHLPAESAYGDETTADDPVFARTATELAEYLAGERRDFDIPLATDGDDFSERVWAMLKEIPYGETTTYGALATRLGNPRLAQRVGQCVGHNPISIIIPCHRVVGADGSLTGYAGGLDRKRRLLDLEEPREVRESRLF; this is translated from the coding sequence ATGACGCGACGGCACGCAGTGGTCCCGACCGACCTGGGCGATCTGACGATGGTCGCCGACGGCCCGAACCTGGCCGCCATCTACTTCCCGGGCCACTGGCATCTGCCCGCGGAGTCCGCCTACGGCGACGAGACGACCGCCGACGACCCGGTCTTCGCCCGGACTGCGACAGAACTTGCCGAATACCTGGCGGGGGAGCGACGTGACTTCGACATCCCGCTCGCCACCGATGGCGACGACTTCTCGGAGCGGGTCTGGGCGATGCTGAAAGAGATCCCGTACGGCGAGACCACCACCTACGGCGCCCTCGCCACCAGGCTCGGCAATCCGCGACTGGCGCAACGCGTCGGCCAATGCGTCGGGCACAACCCGATCAGCATCATCATCCCGTGCCACCGTGTGGTCGGGGCCGACGGCTCGTTGACCGGTTACGCGGGCGGACTCGACCGCAAGCGTCGGCTCCTCGACCTGGAAGAGCCGCGCGAAGTTCGAGAATCGCGATTGTTCTGA
- a CDS encoding RNA polymerase sigma factor, which produces MREPFEHAVDRHGATVLRVCRAVLGPGPDADDAWQETFLAALKAWATLDDDTNIEAWLVRVAQRKAIDVVRGRARRAVPTDELPDTVVSQRLPAEDADVWDAVARLPERQRLAVAYHYLGHLTHVETAELIGGTPAAVRRAAADGLKRLRTVYAAEGMDR; this is translated from the coding sequence ATGAGAGAACCGTTCGAGCACGCCGTCGACCGGCACGGAGCTACCGTCCTGCGGGTCTGTCGCGCGGTGTTGGGACCCGGCCCGGATGCGGACGACGCATGGCAGGAGACCTTCCTCGCCGCACTGAAGGCCTGGGCGACCCTCGACGACGACACGAACATCGAGGCGTGGCTGGTGCGGGTGGCGCAACGGAAGGCGATCGACGTGGTGCGCGGCCGCGCGCGGCGTGCCGTTCCGACCGACGAACTGCCCGACACCGTGGTGTCACAACGACTGCCGGCAGAGGACGCCGACGTGTGGGATGCCGTCGCGCGGCTTCCGGAACGACAGCGACTGGCCGTCGCCTACCACTACCTGGGGCATCTGACGCATGTGGAGACCGCGGAACTGATCGGCGGCACACCGGCCGCGGTGCGTCGCGCGGCCGCCGACGGCCTCAAACGATTGCGAACCGTGTACGCAGCAGAAGGGATGGACCGATGA
- a CDS encoding methylated-DNA--[protein]-cysteine S-methyltransferase, with protein MTEQTDVFPVADTDLSRLRDRLGAAAERGGLLDVAYRTVDTPVGRLLLAATERGLVRVAFESEGFDGVLQALADRVSPNILRAPARLDAVAAQLDDYFAGRRRAFDVPLDFRLSTGFRQTVQQYLPHIGYGHTQSYKQVAESVGNPGAVRAVGTACATNPLPVVVPCHRVLRSDGSLGGYLGGAAAKTTLLRLESAA; from the coding sequence ATGACGGAGCAGACCGACGTGTTTCCCGTGGCCGACACCGACCTGAGTAGGCTCCGCGACCGCCTCGGTGCCGCTGCCGAGCGCGGCGGCCTCCTCGACGTCGCCTACCGGACCGTCGACACCCCGGTCGGGCGGCTGCTCCTGGCCGCGACCGAGCGCGGCCTGGTGCGCGTCGCGTTCGAATCGGAGGGCTTCGACGGGGTTCTCCAGGCGCTCGCGGACAGGGTGAGCCCGAACATCCTGCGGGCCCCGGCCCGACTCGACGCGGTCGCAGCCCAGCTCGACGACTACTTCGCCGGGCGGCGCCGGGCCTTCGACGTGCCGCTGGATTTCCGACTCTCGACCGGGTTCCGGCAGACCGTTCAGCAGTACCTGCCCCACATCGGCTACGGGCACACGCAGTCGTACAAGCAGGTCGCCGAATCGGTCGGCAACCCGGGCGCGGTCCGCGCGGTCGGCACCGCGTGTGCCACCAACCCGCTGCCCGTGGTGGTGCCCTGCCATCGGGTGCTGCGGTCCGACGGCTCGCTCGGCGGCTACCTCGGCGGCGCCGCCGCCAAGACCACGCTCCTCAGGTTGGAGAGCGCGGCGTGA
- a CDS encoding alpha-ketoglutarate-dependent dioxygenase AlkB encodes MNSLFDDSELGVPTPDLPDGTAHVPGWLTARQQRWLVDQFRHWAAGPVPPHSPMIGQHPMSVRAVCLGWHWRPYAYSREAVDVNGRRVLDFPDWMVRLGRQALAAVDHPDAAEYTPDTAIVNFYDDTAKMGMHQDRDERSTAPVVSLSIGDTARFRFGNTENRGRPYLDLDLHSGDLFVFGGPARLAFHGVPKIHPGTAPHDCGLAAGRLNITMRVTGLDG; translated from the coding sequence GTGAACTCGCTCTTCGACGACTCCGAGCTCGGGGTGCCGACTCCGGACCTGCCCGACGGGACCGCGCACGTTCCAGGATGGCTCACCGCCCGACAGCAGCGGTGGCTGGTCGATCAGTTCCGGCACTGGGCGGCAGGTCCGGTGCCGCCGCATTCGCCGATGATCGGACAGCATCCGATGAGCGTGCGCGCAGTCTGCCTCGGCTGGCACTGGCGGCCCTACGCCTACTCAAGGGAGGCGGTCGACGTGAACGGCCGCCGCGTTCTCGACTTCCCCGACTGGATGGTGCGCCTCGGCAGACAGGCGCTGGCCGCCGTCGACCACCCCGACGCCGCCGAGTACACGCCGGACACCGCGATCGTGAACTTCTACGACGACACCGCGAAGATGGGCATGCATCAAGACCGGGACGAGCGGTCGACGGCACCCGTCGTGTCCCTGTCGATCGGCGACACCGCGCGGTTCCGTTTCGGCAACACGGAGAACCGCGGCCGCCCCTACCTCGACCTGGATCTGCACTCCGGCGACCTGTTCGTCTTCGGCGGGCCGGCCCGCCTCGCTTTCCACGGCGTCCCGAAGATCCACCCCGGCACCGCGCCGCACGACTGCGGGCTCGCCGCCGGGCGCCTCAACATCACCATGCGGGTGACCGGCCTCGACGGTTGA
- a CDS encoding DNA-3-methyladenine glycosylase I translates to MASEPPQTPDDGGAAVGLVIGDDGLARPAWASVDPMLREYYDTEWGMPVRDEHGMFERLTLEAFQSGLSWATILRKRPAFRAAFDDFDPEKVARYDETDFERLMGDSGIVRNRAKIRAAITNANATVALRAKGGLADFVWSFQPAQTPRPHTIAEIPTQSEESKALAKALRKEGFSFVGPTTMYALMEAVGIVDTNLVGSYRRGASGVWPE, encoded by the coding sequence ATGGCTTCAGAACCCCCGCAGACACCCGACGACGGAGGCGCCGCCGTCGGCCTGGTGATCGGCGACGACGGCCTCGCGCGACCGGCGTGGGCGAGCGTCGACCCGATGCTCCGCGAGTACTACGACACCGAGTGGGGCATGCCGGTCCGCGACGAGCACGGCATGTTCGAGCGGCTGACGCTGGAGGCGTTCCAGTCCGGGCTGTCGTGGGCCACCATCCTGCGCAAGCGTCCTGCGTTCCGCGCCGCGTTCGACGACTTCGATCCGGAGAAGGTGGCGCGCTACGACGAAACCGACTTCGAGCGCCTCATGGGCGACTCTGGAATCGTGCGCAACAGGGCCAAGATCCGGGCCGCCATCACCAACGCGAACGCCACCGTCGCCTTGCGGGCGAAGGGCGGTCTCGCGGACTTCGTGTGGTCGTTCCAGCCCGCGCAGACGCCGCGACCGCACACGATCGCCGAGATCCCGACGCAGTCGGAGGAGTCGAAGGCCCTCGCGAAAGCCCTTCGGAAGGAAGGTTTCTCGTTTGTCGGGCCCACCACCATGTACGCACTGATGGAGGCCGTCGGCATCGTCGACACCAATCTGGTGGGCTCCTACCGGCGCGGTGCGTCCGGAGTCTGGCCGGAATGA